AGTATTATCCACAAGCGTTTGATAGCCGTGCGCGCACATTGCTGGTATGTACAAAGCCCGATGATTTTCAGCGGTTAGTTCTACACCGATGTGTTTAAGAAAGGTTGGAGAATCAGGACGCATATCGATGATAACGTTGTAAATTGTGCCTTGAGTACAGCGAACTAACTGTGCTACGCGGACTGGGGCAACTTGATAGTGCATTCCTCGCAGCGTTCCTTTTTTATAGTTGAAAGCTAAATTACATTGTGCAACAACTGGTTTAAGACCATGCGCCGCAAATTCACGCGCACAGAAGGTTTGAGCAAAAAAACCTCGATTGTCTTGCTGCTGCTCTAAGTCAATAATAAATGCATTTTTGAGTTTCGTTTTTGTAAATTTCATCACTGTCTCCAGAAGAAATCTCGCTCGATTTACTGAGTGTGAATGAGATATTTAGCTGTTTTAAGCGCGTGTATCCTCAAAACACAAAGTTTCTCCAGATAGTTTGAGTAAATATAAATAGTTTCTGCGCGCCATTTAGCACACTCAATTCACATTAAAATTCGCGTAGAAACTCATGAATTTTGCCAAAGCAACGCGATAACTTTGTTATTTGCCCCGTTACTCCCAAAATTCAACCAATATTCCCACTATTCAGAGAGACTCTTGGCAATCGTCTTTACTTCGACAATTATTAGTGGTGTCTCCAACTTGAAAGATTTGATTGTGAATCACGCGGTTGTTCGACTGTACAAGCGATTACTTGATAAATATTGAGTACATGAACTAACTAACGCCAGGGGATGCTATCCTCACCACCTTAATTTTTTTCTATGCCGACCAAGCTGCGTTGTTTAAAATGATACCAAAACATACTTGAGGAGAAGCGCCACGACTATCACAATTTGAAAGATGCTCAACTACCCTCACCACAAAGCTTTCTAACTTCTTAGTTAGCCGTAAGTTTCGGCATGGATAACACTGCTCTTCTTGCTTGATAAGCATAACATCAAAACATTTTCTTTTTTCATATCTATAATCCATTTGTTGATATATTACTGATGACTTCGCGTTTTGCAAAAGAAAAATAATTAAATGCCATACATTATTTATTCTCCTTTGATGTATTTTCCCAAAAGTATAGATTGCGTTTTGATTCTTTAGGTATTTGAGACGTGAATCTCAATAAACTCATAATAAATACAGAAAGCAAAAATGAGCTAATAAAAGCAGTAATAAACCCAACCATAAATCCTGTTAAAAACATGAAAGGTAGCCTACAAGATTCAAAAGAAAGGTATTTCGAACGCTTAACTTGTAAAATTGTAATCTTTTATTTTCAAATCTTCTGAGGAAAACTATTTTTTTAAATGCTATAAATGTTTTTTATCTCGTAATGTATCCATAATTTATCAGAAGTCAGTATGTTGATAAACAGATAACTTCTGCGTTAGTAGTACTCTTAAAGATTGCATTTTAACAAAAATCATTGTTTGTATACTATTTAAAAAACAAAAACTTGTCGATACAGATAAGTTTAGGATCTGTTCAGTCCACATAATGTATTATGAAAAAAGCAGAGTAAAACGACCTTAACTAATACCATATCACTTTAAATTTACTACAAATAGCAGCAGAGGGGGAGAGGAGAAATGATTTGTAGTTTTTATTTAGTGAAATAGTATAATTCGAAAGGTTTAATAATTGCGTCATATCTTCAACTAGAAGAGATAGAACGCAAAGTCGTTCACTATCAGGTATTTTGCTACTAGCAAAGCGAAGCAGTTGCTGCTGTAATAGGGTATACCTGTAACTGTTTATCGCTTTACTTATTTATTTTACTTGCAAATGGAGTAGTGAAGCTAATTATTAATCATTAACTGGAATTTGTATGTACTTAACGCTGCGGTCCAGTTTTTCTATAA
This sequence is a window from Chroogloeocystis siderophila 5.2 s.c.1. Protein-coding genes within it:
- a CDS encoding dTDP-4-dehydrorhamnose 3,5-epimerase family protein, giving the protein MKFTKTKLKNAFIIDLEQQQDNRGFFAQTFCAREFAAHGLKPVVAQCNLAFNYKKGTLRGMHYQVAPVRVAQLVRCTQGTIYNVIIDMRPDSPTFLKHIGVELTAENHRALYIPAMCAHGYQTLVDNTEVVYQVSGFYSSHYERGLRYDDPTFNIVWPLPVSEISQKDLAWCLFQSFLLEVES